In a single window of the Niabella ginsenosidivorans genome:
- a CDS encoding universal stress protein — translation MRTILVPVDATSTSENAVKFAAEWGIQYGYDHIVLLKTSYESMFDYVTIADGYAFVNEESVNSQQENTEILLEHLRSLIVEKAPDMKVTTTVSGLSLLRSTIDLVKNDATVELIVLGSDDKAVSNNSVVSANIIGIARTSPVKTLIVPSGYDYKPVKKVLIPCDVSRITNLDRLSRFRSILKQEDARLVILNVNTKGDTEVTDSKKKEWEEHIQQYLTDIPYSVYYSFDRNIIKGILSFTASNKADLIIALPGKHSFLYYLANRSISEGIYQNVHQVVLILK, via the coding sequence ATGAGAACAATACTTGTACCGGTTGATGCTACGTCAACCTCTGAAAATGCAGTAAAGTTTGCTGCTGAATGGGGCATACAGTATGGATATGACCATATTGTGCTTTTAAAGACTTCTTATGAATCTATGTTTGACTATGTAACCATTGCCGATGGTTATGCCTTTGTTAATGAAGAAAGCGTAAACAGCCAGCAGGAAAATACAGAAATATTATTAGAGCATCTGCGCAGCCTGATAGTTGAAAAGGCTCCTGATATGAAAGTTACGACAACCGTAAGCGGGCTATCGCTTTTGCGGAGCACTATTGATCTGGTAAAAAATGACGCAACTGTTGAGCTGATTGTTTTGGGCAGTGATGATAAAGCCGTTTCTAATAATAGCGTTGTTTCTGCCAATATTATAGGCATTGCCAGAACAAGCCCTGTCAAAACCTTAATTGTTCCCAGCGGATATGACTATAAGCCTGTTAAAAAGGTACTTATTCCCTGTGATGTGAGCCGTATTACAAACCTGGACAGGCTTTCCAGGTTTAGATCCATACTTAAACAGGAAGATGCCCGGTTGGTGATTTTAAATGTAAATACGAAGGGAGATACGGAGGTGACAGATAGTAAAAAGAAAGAGTGGGAGGAGCATATACAGCAATATTTAACGGATATCCCGTACAGTGTTTATTATTCTTTTGATAGGAATATTATCAAGGGTATTCTTTCCTTTACGGCATCTAACAAAGCAGACCTGATCATAGCCCTGCCGGGCAAACATAGTTTTCTTTATTACCTGGCCAACAGAAGCATTTCCGAAGGTATTTACCAGAATGTGCATCAGGTGGTACTGATATTGAAATAA
- a CDS encoding MarR family winged helix-turn-helix transcriptional regulator translates to MDAIPGKMAVQSYTISELALELGWAMNEMKSRLRQKIQAKINEHDPDLSFELLEIIGLLWRNDGINQQEIGSIVSKDKSSITYLINNLVKRGLVERVANKEDRRNKQIFLTQKGKQKRKIIFPWALELYEQAAGDLSEEEIRNALFLVKKMITNLN, encoded by the coding sequence ATGGATGCAATACCTGGTAAAATGGCTGTACAATCCTATACGATTTCTGAGCTTGCGCTTGAATTGGGGTGGGCTATGAACGAAATGAAAAGTCGTTTGCGTCAGAAAATTCAGGCAAAGATCAACGAACATGACCCGGACCTTTCTTTTGAGCTGCTGGAAATTATAGGGCTTCTTTGGCGTAATGACGGCATTAACCAGCAGGAGATAGGGAGCATTGTAAGCAAAGACAAATCAAGCATCACTTATTTAATTAACAACCTGGTAAAACGGGGTTTGGTAGAACGGGTGGCAAATAAAGAAGACAGAAGGAATAAGCAGATCTTTCTTACCCAAAAGGGAAAGCAAAAAAGGAAAATCATATTTCCCTGGGCATTGGAACTGTACGAACAGGCGGCTGGTGATTTAAGTGAAGAAGAAATAAGGAACGCGCTTTTCCTTGTAAAAAAAATGATTACCAATCTCAACTGA
- a CDS encoding YceI family protein, translated as MKQTISILTLAVCLAACGGASSDQAKTEEQKEASVATGNTYVIDTAITTVEWRATHKGGFAPRFGTISVNDGTLSVENGTVTAGNFVANLAALKVDTASVTEPDKKAADLETHLKSPDFFDAARYPTAKFVITKVAPYDSTQQKSLLPGATNLISGNLTLKDSTLNITFPAQITVTGQEVTAHAKFTIDRSAWGIHYKTEGSPENWAISKDVEIGFNLKAVKQ; from the coding sequence ATGAAGCAAACAATCTCTATCCTGACCCTTGCAGTATGTTTAGCTGCCTGCGGAGGAGCATCCAGCGACCAGGCTAAAACCGAAGAACAAAAAGAAGCCTCAGTGGCTACCGGCAACACCTATGTTATTGACACCGCCATTACCACTGTTGAATGGAGGGCCACACATAAAGGAGGCTTTGCTCCCCGTTTTGGTACAATCAGCGTTAATGACGGTACGCTTTCCGTAGAGAATGGCACTGTTACCGCAGGTAATTTTGTAGCAAATCTGGCGGCGTTAAAAGTAGACACAGCTTCTGTTACAGAACCCGATAAAAAAGCGGCAGATCTGGAAACCCATTTAAAAAGCCCGGACTTTTTTGATGCAGCCAGATACCCCACTGCAAAATTTGTAATTACTAAAGTGGCCCCTTACGACAGTACACAGCAAAAGAGCCTGCTGCCCGGTGCCACCAACCTGATCAGCGGCAACCTTACTTTAAAGGACAGTACCCTGAATATTACATTTCCTGCGCAGATCACCGTTACTGGTCAGGAGGTAACCGCACATGCAAAATTCACTATTGACCGCAGTGCCTGGGGTATCCATTACAAAACAGAAGGAAGTCCGGAAAACTGGGCCATCAGTAAAGATGTTGAAATCGGGTTTAACCTGAAGGCTGTAAAACAATAG
- a CDS encoding DMT family transporter gives MNWIILIIAGVFEVAFTSCLGKAKDASGAAAYGWYAGFFVSVTASMLLLMKAIQTLPIGTAYAVWTGIGAVGAALMGILIFKEPATFWRLFFITTLIGSIIGLKAVSAH, from the coding sequence ATGAACTGGATCATTTTAATTATTGCAGGAGTATTTGAAGTGGCATTTACTTCCTGCCTGGGAAAAGCTAAAGATGCTTCAGGGGCTGCGGCATACGGATGGTATGCCGGTTTTTTTGTTTCGGTTACGGCAAGCATGCTGCTTCTGATGAAAGCCATCCAGACGCTGCCTATCGGAACGGCCTATGCCGTGTGGACAGGGATCGGAGCGGTAGGGGCTGCTTTAATGGGCATTCTTATATTTAAGGAGCCGGCTACTTTCTGGAGGTTGTTTTTTATTACAACCCTGATCGGTTCTATTATAGGATTAAAAGCTGTTTCAGCGCATTGA
- the rpsA gene encoding 30S ribosomal protein S1 produces MFENLFVKQLNADAQENAGTAGEPVEEASTAITTAPVEDAKPAETPATVEAPPAEQESAHDDFDWSVDKRNVSSYSKEEKEKYDKVYENTFVQLNDGELINGTVVGITKTDVVLNIGFKSDGLISLNEFRDLPGLKVGDEVEVMIVEKEDRDGHLNLSRKQARTTRAWEKIVEVNKTGEVVTGLVTSKTKGGLIVDVFGMETFLPGSQIDVKPVTDYDQFVGKTMEFKVVKINETIKNAVVSHKALIESDIEAQRAEIIGKLEKGQVLEGTVKNITDFGAFMDLGGLDGLLYITDISWGRISHPNEVLKIDQKVNVVVLDFDDEKKRISLGLKQLTPHPWDVLPEGIVEGNTVKGKVVNIEDYGAFLEITPGVEGLVHVSEITWANTPVNAKDFFKLGDEHEAKIVTLDKDTRKMSLSIKQLTEDPWSDIETRFAEGSKHTGEVKNITNYGVFVELAPGIGGMIHISDLSWLKRFNHPNEYTKVGDKIDVIILGIDKENRKLQLGHKQLEEDPWNTLQDTFAIGSVHEGTIVRRDDKGATVQLPYGLEGFAPNRHLATQDGKSVSLDETAPFMVIEFDRNEKRIVLSHARVWEQAAYDEKEAVKKEARAEAEKTKKAVKNIQNKVEKATLGDLSALADIRKKLDQENSGKAE; encoded by the coding sequence ATGTTTGAAAATTTATTTGTTAAACAATTAAACGCTGATGCACAGGAGAATGCGGGCACTGCCGGAGAGCCGGTGGAAGAAGCATCTACAGCGATAACCACTGCACCTGTAGAAGATGCAAAACCTGCTGAAACACCCGCAACAGTTGAAGCCCCGCCTGCTGAACAGGAGAGCGCACACGATGATTTTGACTGGAGTGTGGACAAACGGAACGTTTCTTCTTACTCAAAAGAAGAAAAAGAAAAGTATGACAAAGTATATGAAAACACTTTTGTACAACTGAACGACGGTGAGCTCATTAACGGAACTGTTGTAGGGATCACTAAAACAGACGTGGTGCTGAACATTGGCTTTAAAAGCGATGGCCTGATCTCTTTGAACGAATTCCGCGATCTTCCCGGTTTAAAAGTGGGTGATGAAGTGGAAGTGATGATTGTAGAGAAAGAAGACAGGGACGGTCATCTGAACCTGAGCCGCAAACAGGCCCGCACTACCCGTGCATGGGAAAAGATCGTGGAAGTGAACAAAACAGGAGAAGTAGTTACCGGGTTGGTTACTTCAAAAACCAAGGGCGGCCTGATCGTGGATGTGTTTGGGATGGAAACCTTCCTGCCTGGCTCTCAGATCGATGTGAAACCTGTTACCGACTACGACCAGTTTGTTGGAAAAACAATGGAGTTTAAAGTGGTGAAGATCAACGAAACCATTAAGAACGCTGTTGTATCTCACAAAGCGCTTATTGAAAGCGATATTGAAGCACAACGTGCAGAGATCATCGGTAAACTGGAAAAAGGCCAGGTACTGGAAGGTACGGTTAAGAACATCACGGACTTTGGTGCGTTCATGGACCTGGGCGGACTGGATGGCCTGTTATATATCACTGATATTTCCTGGGGACGGATCTCTCATCCGAATGAAGTACTGAAGATTGACCAGAAGGTGAACGTGGTGGTACTGGATTTTGACGATGAAAAGAAACGCATCAGCCTTGGTCTGAAACAATTAACACCGCACCCATGGGATGTATTGCCGGAAGGAATTGTAGAAGGTAATACCGTAAAAGGTAAGGTGGTGAATATTGAAGACTATGGTGCATTCCTGGAAATTACCCCTGGTGTGGAAGGCCTGGTGCACGTAAGTGAAATTACATGGGCAAACACTCCTGTAAATGCAAAAGACTTCTTTAAGCTGGGCGATGAGCATGAAGCCAAGATCGTAACGCTTGATAAAGATACCCGCAAAATGAGCCTTTCTATTAAGCAGTTAACAGAAGACCCATGGAGCGATATAGAAACAAGATTTGCAGAAGGCAGCAAGCATACCGGTGAGGTGAAAAATATTACCAATTATGGTGTGTTTGTGGAACTGGCGCCTGGTATTGGCGGTATGATCCATATCAGCGACCTGAGCTGGTTGAAACGCTTCAATCATCCTAATGAGTATACTAAAGTAGGCGATAAGATTGATGTGATCATCCTGGGGATTGATAAAGAGAACCGCAAATTACAGCTGGGGCACAAACAACTGGAAGAAGATCCCTGGAACACCCTTCAGGACACTTTTGCTATTGGCAGTGTGCATGAAGGAACCATTGTACGCAGGGACGACAAAGGCGCTACCGTACAATTGCCCTACGGTTTGGAAGGGTTTGCTCCCAACCGTCACCTGGCTACACAGGATGGAAAATCTGTGAGCCTGGATGAAACTGCTCCCTTTATGGTTATAGAATTTGATCGTAACGAAAAACGCATTGTTTTATCCCATGCGCGTGTTTGGGAACAGGCTGCGTATGATGAGAAAGAAGCAGTGAAGAAAGAAGCAAGGGCTGAAGCTGAAAAGACTAAAAAAGCAGTGAAGAATATTCAAAATAAAGTTGAAAAAGCTACACTGGGTGATCTGAGCGCTCTGGCAGATATTAGAAAGAAACTGGATCAGGAAAATTCTGGTAAAGCAGAATAA
- a CDS encoding DUF2200 domain-containing protein — protein MKTDNTRVYKMSFAGVYPHYITKAEKKGRTKAEVDEIIFWLTGYNAQTLQEHLDHKTNFEDFFGQAPQINPNASKITGVICGYRVEEIEDTLMRQIRYLDKMIDELAKGKAMEKILRK, from the coding sequence ATGAAAACAGATAATACAAGAGTTTATAAAATGTCATTTGCAGGTGTTTATCCGCATTATATCACAAAGGCAGAAAAGAAAGGCCGGACAAAAGCCGAAGTAGATGAAATTATATTTTGGCTTACAGGATATAATGCACAAACATTGCAGGAGCACCTTGATCATAAAACCAATTTTGAAGATTTTTTTGGACAGGCGCCGCAAATCAATCCCAATGCCTCAAAAATCACAGGTGTAATTTGCGGCTATCGCGTTGAAGAAATAGAAGACACGCTGATGCGGCAGATCCGCTATTTAGATAAAATGATTGACGAACTGGCAAAAGGCAAAGCCATGGAAAAGATTTTAAGGAAATAA
- a CDS encoding DUF983 domain-containing protein encodes METVRNIATTDADKDRVPGYMNVVASKCPRCRRGHMFEVNNPYKLKTTMRMYKECPVCKQPFELETGFYFGAGYVSYALSVALSVATLVAWWVFIGLGINDDRWLYWLAFNAVFLICIQPVLMRMSRSIWLSFFVKYDRKWYENAPSRVKKKGT; translated from the coding sequence ATGGAAACAGTAAGAAATATAGCAACAACAGATGCTGATAAAGACCGTGTGCCGGGGTATATGAATGTGGTGGCCTCAAAATGTCCGCGTTGCCGGAGAGGTCATATGTTTGAGGTAAACAATCCGTACAAACTGAAAACCACAATGCGGATGTATAAGGAATGCCCGGTATGTAAACAGCCCTTTGAGCTGGAAACCGGGTTTTATTTTGGAGCCGGCTATGTCAGTTATGCATTAAGCGTGGCGCTTAGCGTGGCTACGCTGGTAGCATGGTGGGTCTTTATCGGGCTTGGTATTAATGATGACCGGTGGCTTTACTGGCTGGCTTTTAATGCAGTGTTCCTCATTTGCATTCAGCCGGTGCTCATGCGTATGTCAAGGAGCATCTGGCTTTCCTTTTTTGTAAAATATGACCGGAAGTGGTACGAAAATGCGCCAAGCAGGGTAAAGAAAAAGGGTACCTGA
- a CDS encoding helix-turn-helix domain-containing protein: MGSTKKIPVYSIRSLQPEALQRSDFLAAPFALYLEQHYEHLHRPHRHSFYHMVLFTSGKGTHTVDFSRFEVQPFQVYCMTPGQVHSWHFTSAVTGYVVNFSEHFFRDFLLNPYYPERFSFFSGVVDECVFRLPEALHTRIVRLLEDVIRYAGGEAPQQDMVRVWLLEVFLLMENGLTRRSTKAIPEQKKVLLQHLRRLIDSNYKLMRLPKEYADLLYVTPNHLNALCRDLLGMTAGELIRNRVLLEAKRLLTNVNMTVAEIAYELDFQDNSYFNRFFKKYEGITPDAFRNNFLK; encoded by the coding sequence ATGGGCAGCACAAAGAAAATACCTGTTTACTCCATCCGGAGCCTGCAACCGGAAGCATTACAGCGGTCCGATTTCCTGGCAGCTCCTTTTGCATTGTACCTGGAACAGCACTATGAGCACCTGCACCGGCCGCACCGGCATTCTTTTTACCATATGGTACTTTTTACCTCCGGAAAAGGAACGCATACGGTAGATTTTAGCCGTTTTGAAGTACAGCCGTTTCAGGTGTACTGTATGACTCCGGGGCAGGTGCACAGCTGGCATTTTACATCAGCGGTCACTGGTTATGTGGTTAATTTTTCGGAGCATTTTTTCAGGGATTTCCTATTGAACCCCTATTACCCGGAGCGTTTTTCTTTTTTCAGCGGCGTAGTTGATGAGTGTGTGTTCCGGTTGCCTGAGGCATTACATACCAGAATAGTCCGGCTGCTGGAAGACGTGATCCGGTATGCCGGAGGAGAAGCTCCGCAGCAGGATATGGTGCGTGTATGGCTGCTGGAAGTTTTTCTGCTCATGGAAAACGGGCTCACCAGGCGAAGCACAAAAGCAATTCCTGAACAAAAAAAAGTACTTTTGCAGCATTTACGCCGGTTGATCGACTCAAATTATAAATTAATGCGGCTGCCAAAGGAATATGCAGATTTATTGTACGTCACCCCCAACCACCTGAACGCGTTGTGCCGGGACCTGCTGGGCATGACGGCCGGTGAGCTCATCCGCAACAGGGTGCTGCTGGAGGCAAAACGCTTGCTGACCAATGTGAATATGACCGTAGCAGAGATCGCTTATGAGCTGGATTTTCAGGACAATTCCTATTTTAACCGCTTTTTTAAAAAGTACGAGGGGATAACGCCTGATGCATTCAGAAATAACTTTTTAAAATGA
- a CDS encoding M1 family metallopeptidase gives MRTLKCFLILSSLFLVAAAEGQDCYWQQQVKYVMNINMDVTTNRFTGRQQLEYWNNSPDTLDRVFYHLYWNAFQPGSMMDERSKRQGTILIGDKPDWDARVTDRISKLKPDEIGYQKVQSLTMNGVPQPYEVQGTLLIVKLTQPILPKQKVTFNMNFEAQVPLQIRRSGRDNPDTKVRYSMSQWYPKMCEYDRQGWHPTPYVAREFYGVWGDFEVNITIDKHYILGGTGYLINANQVGYGYEEAGVKVNRPAGDKLTWKFSAPRVHDFMWAADPEFIHKTKKIRKDLTFHLLYKAAKSTPEEWEKILTNAAKALPYIEKTFGPYPYKQYSFITGGDGGMEYPMATLLAGPGAWLHEWMHEWFYGRLATNESMYPWMDEGSANYADARISNWLNGDTAAFPQAASYKSYFSIVKSRMEEPLSTHADHYNTNRAYTIGSYAKGAIFLEQLGYIIGAGVRDRVFLNYYDQWKFKHPDADAFIRVAEKTSGTKLDWYKEFWINSTKTIDYAIDSLWEEGGKTQIRLRDDGLMPMPVDFVITFKDGSTEMHTIPLDLMYNVKPRENDPYSKWVTHKPWPWTNKYYTLSTDHRLTDIQVGEIDPSQRMADVNRANNKIELKY, from the coding sequence ATGCGTACGCTTAAGTGTTTCTTGATCTTATCATCCTTGTTCCTGGTTGCAGCGGCAGAAGGGCAGGATTGTTACTGGCAGCAACAGGTAAAATATGTGATGAACATAAATATGGATGTAACCACCAACCGGTTTACGGGCAGGCAGCAACTGGAATACTGGAATAACTCTCCGGACACTTTAGACCGTGTATTTTATCATTTATACTGGAACGCGTTTCAGCCGGGAAGCATGATGGATGAGCGCAGTAAAAGGCAGGGCACCATTCTCATAGGTGATAAACCGGACTGGGATGCGCGGGTAACAGACCGGATCAGCAAGCTGAAACCTGATGAAATAGGGTACCAGAAGGTACAGTCGCTCACCATGAATGGGGTGCCGCAGCCCTATGAAGTGCAGGGAACCCTATTGATTGTAAAGCTAACCCAACCCATTTTGCCAAAGCAAAAGGTAACCTTTAACATGAATTTTGAAGCGCAGGTACCCTTGCAGATCAGAAGAAGCGGCAGGGATAACCCCGATACCAAAGTACGGTACTCCATGAGCCAGTGGTACCCTAAAATGTGCGAGTACGATCGTCAGGGCTGGCACCCTACACCTTATGTGGCACGTGAGTTTTATGGTGTTTGGGGCGATTTTGAAGTGAATATTACCATCGATAAGCATTATATCCTGGGAGGAACGGGCTATTTAATAAATGCCAACCAGGTTGGCTATGGGTATGAGGAGGCCGGTGTAAAAGTAAACCGTCCTGCCGGCGACAAGTTGACCTGGAAATTTTCAGCGCCCCGGGTACATGATTTTATGTGGGCGGCTGATCCGGAATTTATTCATAAAACAAAAAAGATAAGAAAAGATCTTACTTTTCACCTCTTATATAAAGCAGCCAAATCGACCCCGGAAGAATGGGAGAAGATCCTTACGAATGCAGCAAAAGCATTGCCTTATATTGAAAAAACATTTGGGCCCTATCCTTATAAGCAATATTCCTTTATAACCGGTGGCGATGGAGGCATGGAATATCCTATGGCTACCCTGTTAGCAGGCCCTGGCGCCTGGCTGCATGAATGGATGCATGAATGGTTTTACGGCAGGCTGGCCACCAATGAAAGTATGTATCCCTGGATGGATGAAGGCAGTGCCAACTATGCAGATGCAAGAATCTCCAACTGGTTAAACGGGGATACGGCAGCTTTTCCGCAGGCAGCCTCCTATAAAAGCTATTTTAGTATTGTAAAGAGCCGGATGGAAGAGCCCCTGAGCACGCATGCTGATCATTATAATACCAACAGGGCCTATACAATAGGCAGTTATGCCAAAGGCGCCATCTTCCTGGAACAACTGGGCTATATTATTGGCGCGGGGGTAAGAGACAGGGTATTCCTCAACTATTATGACCAGTGGAAATTCAAACACCCTGATGCGGACGCTTTTATACGGGTGGCTGAAAAGACAAGCGGTACAAAATTGGACTGGTACAAGGAATTCTGGATCAACAGCACTAAAACGATCGACTATGCCATTGACAGCCTTTGGGAAGAAGGCGGTAAAACACAGATCCGTTTGCGTGATGACGGCCTGATGCCGATGCCGGTAGATTTTGTAATTACTTTTAAGGATGGATCAACAGAAATGCATACTATTCCGCTGGATCTTATGTACAATGTCAAGCCCAGGGAAAATGATCCCTATTCCAAATGGGTCACTCATAAGCCCTGGCCCTGGACCAATAAATATTACACCCTTTCCACAGACCACCGGCTGACAGATATACAGGTAGGAGAAATTGACCCATCGCAGCGCATGGCAGATGTGAACCGGGCAAATAATAAAATTGAATTAAAGTATTAG
- a CDS encoding chaperone modulator CbpM gives METANQISIEECCSYYSIEASFIRSLDEYGLIELKQEQDAYFISFEQLADLEKYMHMHYDMDINMEGLEAITHLLNRIHALQHEIKRLRNELGR, from the coding sequence ATGGAAACTGCAAATCAGATATCAATAGAAGAATGTTGCTCCTATTACAGTATTGAAGCCTCTTTTATCCGTTCCCTGGATGAATACGGGCTTATTGAATTAAAACAGGAACAGGACGCTTACTTTATCAGCTTTGAGCAACTGGCCGATTTGGAGAAATACATGCACATGCATTATGATATGGATATTAATATGGAAGGGCTGGAAGCCATAACGCACCTGCTGAACAGGATACATGCGTTGCAGCATGAGATAAAACGATTGCGCAATGAGCTGGGCCGGTAA
- a CDS encoding DnaJ C-terminal domain-containing protein — protein sequence MDYIDYYKILGVNKDATAEDIKKAYRKLARKHHPDLNPNDKEAVKLFQQINEAHEVLSDPEKRKKYDQYGADWKHADQFEEAKRQQQASGYSGGGNPFSGREHYAFNTDDGGDFSDFFASMFGSGGDGGRRRQTKFKGQDYRAALQINLSEAYKTHQQTFTVNGKNIRITVPAGIENRQEIKIAGYGAPGVNGGPNGDLYITFDIHNDTPFVRKDNDLYLDVPLDLYKAVLGGNETIDTMSGKVKLTIAPETQNGTKVRLKGKGFPVYKKDDVFGDLYVTYQIRLPRNLTEKEKELFKELAREAEKK from the coding sequence ATGGATTACATAGATTATTATAAGATTCTTGGTGTTAATAAGGATGCAACAGCAGAGGATATAAAAAAAGCATACAGGAAACTGGCCCGGAAACATCATCCGGATCTGAACCCCAATGATAAAGAAGCTGTCAAGCTGTTTCAGCAGATCAATGAAGCGCATGAAGTACTGAGCGATCCGGAAAAACGGAAGAAATACGACCAGTATGGGGCAGACTGGAAGCATGCAGACCAGTTTGAGGAAGCAAAGAGGCAGCAGCAGGCTTCCGGATATTCCGGCGGCGGCAATCCTTTTAGCGGCAGAGAGCACTATGCATTTAACACTGACGATGGAGGCGATTTTTCTGACTTCTTTGCCTCTATGTTTGGCAGCGGAGGCGATGGCGGAAGGCGGCGCCAGACAAAATTCAAGGGCCAGGATTACCGGGCTGCTTTACAGATCAATTTATCTGAAGCCTATAAAACGCATCAGCAAACCTTTACGGTCAATGGTAAGAACATCCGCATAACCGTTCCTGCCGGAATTGAGAACAGGCAGGAAATAAAGATTGCCGGATACGGCGCACCAGGAGTGAACGGTGGCCCTAACGGAGATCTTTATATTACGTTCGATATCCATAATGATACTCCCTTTGTACGTAAGGACAATGACCTGTACCTGGATGTGCCTTTAGACCTGTATAAAGCCGTTCTGGGCGGAAATGAAACGATTGATACAATGAGCGGCAAAGTAAAACTGACGATCGCCCCTGAAACGCAGAACGGCACAAAGGTACGGCTGAAGGGGAAAGGCTTTCCTGTATATAAAAAAGATGACGTATTTGGTGATCTGTATGTAACCTACCAGATCCGGCTGCCCCGGAACCTTACAGAAAAGGAAAAAGAATTGTTTAAAGAGCTGGCCAGGGAGGCTGAAAAGAAATAA
- the ung gene encoding uracil-DNA glycosylase: protein MEVAIEPSWKKELEAEFKKPYFESLVHHLKTEKQAGKIIYPAGKNIFNAFNTTPFNKVKVLLLGQDPYHGPGQAHGLCFSVQKGVPPPPSLVNIYKELHDDLGVPVPRTGDLTKWAQQGVFMLNASLTVRAGEPMSHAKIGWAIFTDAVIKKVSEDKEHVVFILWGKFAQEKAALIDASKHCIIKSAHPSPLSANNGFFKSKPFSRTNEYLVAHGIDPIDWRIED from the coding sequence ATGGAGGTAGCAATTGAACCATCATGGAAGAAAGAGCTGGAGGCCGAATTCAAAAAACCTTATTTTGAATCGCTTGTACATCACCTGAAGACAGAAAAACAGGCCGGAAAAATTATTTATCCTGCCGGAAAAAATATTTTCAACGCCTTTAATACCACTCCATTTAATAAAGTAAAAGTATTGTTACTGGGGCAGGACCCCTATCATGGACCCGGGCAGGCCCATGGTCTTTGCTTTTCTGTTCAGAAGGGCGTACCGCCACCGCCGTCTTTGGTTAATATTTATAAAGAATTGCATGACGACCTGGGAGTGCCCGTTCCCCGTACCGGCGACCTGACCAAATGGGCACAGCAGGGGGTTTTTATGCTCAATGCTTCATTGACCGTACGCGCCGGTGAGCCCATGAGCCATGCAAAAATCGGCTGGGCGATCTTTACCGATGCGGTCATAAAAAAAGTGTCGGAAGACAAGGAACATGTTGTATTTATTCTATGGGGAAAATTCGCCCAGGAAAAAGCGGCGCTGATCGATGCTTCCAAACATTGCATTATCAAATCCGCGCACCCTTCTCCGTTATCCGCCAATAATGGCTTCTTTAAAAGCAAACCCTTTTCAAGAACCAATGAATACCTGGTGGCGCATGGTATTGACCCGATTGACTGGAGGATTGAGGATTGA